Proteins found in one Mycteria americana isolate JAX WOST 10 ecotype Jacksonville Zoo and Gardens chromosome 8, USCA_MyAme_1.0, whole genome shotgun sequence genomic segment:
- the THAP11 gene encoding THAP domain-containing protein 11, with amino-acid sequence MPGFTCCVPGCYNNSHRDKALHFYTFPKDEELRRLWLKNVSRAGVSGCFSTFQPTTGHRVCSEHFQGGRKSYLVRVPTIFPLRGVNERKAQRAARRPRPAAAASAAAAQGPAAAAAAAEAPAGGAAEDVKPIDLTVQVELGPGATAGPGPGPGRLPVAAGEEGPVEGGPPDHSYSLSSGTTSEELLRKLNEQRDIIALLEVKMKEMKGSIRRLRLAEAQLREEIREKDRLLHAASAGTRKRHGL; translated from the coding sequence ATGCCGGGCTTCACCTGCTGCGTGCCGGGCTGCTACAACAACTCGCACCGCGACAAGGCGCTGCACTTCTACACCTTCCCCAAGGACGAGGAGCTGCGGCGCCTCTGGCTGAAGAACGTCTCCCGGGCGGGCGTCAGCGGCTGCTTCAGCACCTTCCAGCCCACCACGGGCCACCGCGTCTGCAGCGAGCACTTCCAGGGCGGCCGCAAGTCCTACCTGGTGCGGGTCCCCACCATCTTCCCGCTGCGCGGCGTCAACGAGCGCAAGGCGCagcgggccgcccgccgcccccgccccgccgctgctgcctccgccgccgccgcgcagggccccgccgccgctgccgccgccgccgaggcccCGGCAGGGGGCGCGGCCGAGGACGTGAAGCCCATCGACCTGACGGTGCAGGTGGAGCTCGGGCCCGGGGCGACCgctgggcccggccccggccccgggaggctaccggtggcggcgggggaggagggcCCGGTGGAGGGTGGCCCCCCGGACCACTCGTACTCGCTGTCGTCGGGCACCACGTCGGAGGAGCTGCTGAGGAAGCTGAACGAGCAGCGCGACATCATCGCGCTGCTGGAGGTGAAGATGAAGGAGATGAAGGGCAGCATCCGCCGCCTGCGCCTGGCCGAGGCCCAGCTCCGCGAGGAGATCCGCGAGAAGGACCGGCTGCTCCACGCTGCCAGCGCCGGGACCCGCAAGCGCCATGGTCTCTGA